The following coding sequences lie in one bacterium genomic window:
- a CDS encoding HAMP domain-containing histidine kinase — protein MTRIRMPRPGVSWLRRRYLFAIYLVLGSISIVVATTVFTFRVSQSVERQAYLTTSLLAANASRLIKAESLEGLQPLIDIINENEVPFILTDNAGRPYLWNEAVIGVPNPGYQILLRENMSNPSNPVVLEILSLAAAYDQEQDPFAVMDPSGKRVGTVHYGRSALSQRLRVMPYLELAVMALFFLVILWALQNKKDAQQKALFAGMAKETAHQLGTPLTSIMGWVALLEDRLGKKDDVVSELNRDVDRLSMVSARFSQIGSHPKLEDTDINNVADEIIEYFRRRLPHFGGRVQLRREGTVTNPVLFNRDLLGWVLENLIKNGIDALIDGKGTITVRLEDAPSGGIHLYVADTGRGIPPREGNKIFEPGFTTKKRGWGMGLALVKRIVTEYHGGRIRVESTSPHGTTFLVTLPAPVTKSAQASSPTHVSSPARPA, from the coding sequence ATGACGCGAATCCGGATGCCGCGCCCGGGAGTGTCGTGGCTGCGGCGCCGCTACCTGTTCGCGATCTACCTCGTGCTCGGCAGCATCAGTATCGTCGTGGCCACGACGGTATTCACGTTCCGCGTTTCCCAGAGCGTTGAACGCCAGGCCTACCTGACCACCAGCCTGCTCGCGGCCAACGCCAGCCGGCTGATCAAGGCCGAGTCGCTCGAGGGCCTGCAGCCGTTGATCGACATCATCAACGAGAACGAGGTGCCGTTCATCCTGACCGACAACGCCGGCCGGCCGTACCTCTGGAACGAGGCGGTGATCGGCGTCCCCAACCCGGGCTACCAGATCCTCCTCCGCGAGAACATGTCCAACCCCAGCAACCCGGTGGTCCTCGAGATCCTGTCGCTGGCGGCCGCCTACGACCAGGAGCAGGACCCGTTCGCCGTCATGGACCCTTCCGGCAAGCGTGTCGGCACCGTCCACTACGGGCGTTCGGCGCTGAGCCAGAGGCTCCGCGTCATGCCCTACCTCGAGCTGGCCGTGATGGCCCTTTTCTTCCTCGTCATCCTCTGGGCCCTGCAGAACAAGAAGGACGCCCAGCAAAAGGCGCTGTTCGCCGGCATGGCCAAGGAGACGGCGCACCAGCTGGGCACGCCCTTGACCTCTATCATGGGCTGGGTGGCCCTGCTCGAGGACCGGCTGGGCAAGAAGGACGACGTCGTCTCGGAGCTGAACCGCGATGTCGACCGCCTGAGCATGGTCTCGGCGCGATTCAGCCAGATCGGGTCGCATCCGAAGCTCGAGGACACCGACATCAACAATGTGGCCGACGAGATCATCGAGTACTTCCGCCGCCGGCTGCCCCATTTCGGCGGCCGTGTGCAGCTCCGGCGCGAGGGAACTGTTACCAACCCCGTGTTGTTCAACCGTGACCTGCTCGGCTGGGTCCTGGAGAACCTGATCAAGAACGGGATCGATGCACTGATCGACGGCAAGGGCACCATCACGGTGCGCCTGGAGGATGCGCCTTCCGGGGGCATCCACCTCTATGTCGCGGACACCGGTCGCGGCATCCCGCCCCGCGAGGGCAACAAGATCTTCGAGCCGGGTTTCACGACCAAGAAGCGCGGCTGGGGCATGGGCCTGGCGCTCGTCAAGCGCATCGTCACCGAGTACCATGGTGGCAGGATCCGCGTCGAGTCGACCAGCCCGCACGGCACCACCTTCCTGGTGACGTTGCCGGCGCCCGTGACAAAGTCGGCGCAGGCGTCTTCGCCGACACACGTGTCATCGCCGGCGCGCCCGGCCTGA